AGGACCAAAATTTACCTGTAGACGTAGCCTACATCGAtatcagcaaagctttcgacaaagtgcCACACAACCAGCTGCTATATAAGCTAagaaatgtcgggattggagacAATCTATTGATGCGGATAAAAGACTTTCTAGTTGGGCGCCAGCAAAGAGTATGGGTGGACCTCAAGTTGTCTGTCTttgaaactgtgcttagtggattCCCCCAGAGTACagtttggggccagtgttattcctcttgtacgTAAATGACTTCACTCGTCTACTATTGTCATCTGTCTTGCTacatgctgatgatgtcaagatatggagagcgatagaAAGTAAGGGTGATTGCTTCGAACTtgaaaatgacctggagaaattatctgaatggtttCAAACCTGACAGTTGTCGATAAATACTTCcgagtgtattgtgatgcatatttgtcatcaaggtacagatacatacacgatgaataacactgagctatcTGTTGTCCAGGCACAcgatgacttaggagtcatcgttagtcaagacttaaagactactgcacactgacGTGCAATAGCCGAAAAAGgctttagaactttatggtcaatacgtagggcttttagtcatatcGACGCTAAAACTCTTTAGACTTTGTATAGTGTTTGTGCGTCCTGAAATTGAGTACTACATAATAGTGGCTAGCCATTGCTTAAAAAAGACAATGATCCATTGGAAAGGGTtgagagaacagcaactaagctgattcgcCGAATAGCGAAGCTGCCGTATGATGCTaaactgaccaagctaaacctatttccGCTGTCATTTCGGAGAACCAGCGGCGAcatgattacagttttcaaattgcttagtgataaatttgcacctgatatgcccttatttttcttgtcttccgaaacagaaaatttacgaggacactccaaaaatgtCTAAAAGCCCAGAACGAactacttgtcagctgactatcgactttcccatcgaatcatcaacgaatggaattgattacctcagtacttggttgaggctccatctgtcgactctttcaaaaaaaAGTTGTATCAACTGAGAGACTATCATTGTCAGGACTAACACAgaccatcaagcctcctgttcTTTCCAAGCTGAAACCCGATATTCTGTGGGACTAAGGTAAGTAATTTCTTCTCTTGTATCTTTAAATATATCAAGGTTCCCAACTGACAGCATCGGTGATCCACCGTTAATACATATGAAAGCTCAATAAGCGAAAGCTTTTTCCATTCTGTTCATGTCCATTCGAACCAtttaggccactgagccggcatccaaaagttttattatctaaattcaatcaatccatgatattgtgtAGCGATTTATCCATCGCATGTGAATAATAACGATCGCACACCCTAAGATATGGAATTATACCTAAGCACCAGTTGATTTTCTGCTGCACGCCGAAAAGATATTGGATATTGTATAAGCTGATCTGCAAAATGTTTGGCGCAAAAACATCCACAAGGCCATAGTTCTCGTGATGTTAGGTGGTGGTAGATGTGTTTGCTCTCGATAATTTCCCAGGGATTCAGTAGATGCACGAGCGACTTGATGTAGACTTGTCTCTATGATATGCTTGTGCCGATCAATTTTCCATATTCAGCGGAGACATATCAGAAACAGTTCCTCAATCCTTCCACACCACTTCCAGGGTCACTTTCAGTTTTCCCGAATGTGTTGCATTACTCTGAAAAGGTGGCAGCAATGTTTAATGGTCTACAAATTGGACCGTCTTTGAGATGTGCCAACTTGATTCCACAAAAAGGCCCTCAACACATTATTGGAGGTCCAGTTTTAGCAGTTGTCAAGTCAACTTTTTCTCCTGTTGGATATGGGAATTCTCAGAGGCTTGAAAATGGATTCACTTTTCAGCCAAGTCTCACCCAAAAAGTGTACATGCCTGAAAAGTCTTTGGGATTTGGTGCTTTTGGTGTTGTGTGGTAATGTCATATATTCTTGTTACCTTGTAGGTTGGTTGTTGATCCGCGAACAGGCGACCAGGTCGCTCTTAAGAGAATCCCCAACATTTTTGAAAGCATTGTGTCTGCTAAGCGGGCATATAGAGAATTAAAGTTGTTATTCTCTTTAAGACATTCAAATGTAACAACATTAATTTTTATGAACCTTTTTCTAGATTGTCCGCCTAATTGATGTTGTAAAAGTCAGCAGTTCCTCTTtgttcagtgaagtgtacgtCTCGTTTTACTTTAATCTAACGTTCTTAGCTCTGTCCTTTGCGAATATATGGATACTGATCTGCACAAAATAATCGTGTccactcaatatttgtcttTAGAGCATGTCAAACTGTTTGTCTATCAGATACTAAGAGGTAGGTACAGTTTTTCTCACTTAAACGTTAGGTTTAAAATATCTTCATTCTGCTGGTGTAATTCATCGGGACCTAAAACCAGGGAACCTCTTGGTTAATTCTGACTGTTTATTAAAGGTAACATTTATTTTAGTCATTTCCAAAGAATTACGAGTTAGAGACACTAAGTTATAAAGACATTTCACGCTTGTTTAATGTGTTAAACAGTTAAACAGTAGTATGGCAATTTCTTCCTAACCATTGGTCTTCAGAGGTTTAGTTTTGTCAATTGATGAGTCATATTGTTTTAGATTTTTCAAGTTAGTTTATTAAGGCACTCTTGAATCATTGATACAGGTTTTTCAGTTTGTGGAAGTTGAGAGCTACTTGCACTACATGTAAATGTAGTCTATTCCTCTGTTATAAAAACCAACATTTTACAAGTTTCTTCTCTGAATGAAGAAATCTTATTTGATCCGGTTCTAGAATAAGACGTTGTAGTGTGCTTGTTGGTAAAAATACAACTGGATCTTTATCTACTGATCTTTCGTAGAGCAACGTTGGTCCTGAGTGCTTTATGCATTATCAGTTGAAACAAATATTAGTCTCATAAAACACCGAATCTTTTCTTCTATGTATAGTAATAGGTCCAGTTATAAGAAATGTAATTAAAGCTCACAATGTGAAATTTTACTTCTTGATTTGTTCGAGCACCTTGATTCTTTTGTGCGTGTAGTTCTACTTCCTAACAGAAGTTGGTGAATAAGAACTGAATCTGTAAATCACTTGATTTATGAAGTGTATCCAACGTATGATCCAAGCCGTCAGAAATAAAAGAAGCTAGGCCGCCAAACTGAAATATGGCACTATATAACAGGAACCGCTTTCCACGAGACGTGCATTTAGATAAAGGCTTCGGCAGTGAGTTTCGTAAGGCTACTGTGGTAGGTCAGTGAGTAAGTAACCAAAACAATCGTGCATTGCTCCCAACTCCGTTACGCTTATTCGGGCTTTGGTAGTCGATTAATTCCACTAGCCGTCACCCATGAAACGTAAATTGTGGCAGATTACTTAAACTTGTAATTAGTTAATTTGTTCTGCATCTAAAAGTGACTACAAACTCTCGATTTTTTTGCTCATGATTGGTCCAGTGATACAGATGGGCTTACTGTCTATCTTTCCCCAGATTATCCTGCTCTAGCGTTTGTTCTTTTCATTTGTAGATTTGCGACTTTGGTCTTGCTCGTTCAGTGCCGTCTTTTGATGTAGAAAGCCCTTCGAATCCATTAACCCTTGAAGTTGTGACTCAATTCTATAGACCACCGGAATTACTTCTAGGTTCGAATTTTTATACAGCTGCTGTCGATCAGTGGAGTGTTGGTTGCATACTTGGAGAGCTTCTTTGTCGTCAAATTCTATTTCAAGTAAGTCTAATTGTTATCACTATTGCAATGAGTTTTGTACAATTTGGTTCATAAATTATTATGCAAATTACGTTTCTAAAGCTTAATTTTCTAAGATATCACTCAATTTAAGCTCTGATGTATGCTCCAATGTAATAGCTTTACATTTCATGGTCACGTTTTGTTAATCGCCTACCTAGTGCATATTTGCTGTATGATAATTAACTGGCAACATAAGCTTGCGTGATAAAAATCGCTTACATACCCATGGCTTATGCTTTCATCGCTAAGGTATTGAAACCTCTCAAAGCGATCAAACTAACATGCAAGAATAACCTGTGTTATATTGGCTATTAagtattcttatttatttaggtGAAACTGCTACTTTTGTACAAATAACGTAGCTTTTATACAAATACATCATTCATCTATTAAACTTCTAACGACGAGATCATCTGTGAATTGGTGTTTCTGAAAAAGGTATTTATCTTGCACGTTTACAAATTTTGCACAAGGTCTCGTTTCTATCGAACACCAATAGGTCTGAAAATAATATCCAGAGCTTTTAAATTGTGTTTGACCTCAATGTTTTATTTGTCTTGAGTCAAAACACTCTTCAAAAATGCAACTTTTAACCCAAATGATGTAAAATATTACGTGTTCCTCAGTTTTGCACATACAGAAGCCATTCCCACCTACTGCCTTACGTTCGTCACGTTCATACAAGTGTTATAGATTGCGGTCGAGTGGATGCACTGTTAACGTATGACATGATAAGACCACCAATccgagagcagtgaattatcgatcgaaccaatgacacacatttatttatttatttatttaaacatatatattggtacaaaagggcaccaggtacatatgcgccacactatttgtgtgtgtgggctgtgatactgcccgggtgcccaaaccgaagcaggtggttttcttagagggccacaccccgagcctttgaccaaaaggtcttatccacaaggcagtgaagcatcgtgaggagatgcagtcccatggtagccgttgaccaatgacaggttcgtccgccattcgttccatcaggatactggagcccatgtgcaccattggtttggaatcagggttttccaactcctctaggtggaccctccgtgtccaccaacccggttaaagtgccggacattcgcttttcgtcctctcactttcgtaaacaacagtaatgtcacgagaaggcagtgagtaggacttccctgtcagaggctatatattcgctggccatatgagagcatttcgagagggagagtagactctccccactctcggccgtaccagggcatttgggggcaatgacacacaaaacccgtacgagcagttttGTCgttcctgctttctgcctaacccacccagttaagtccaaaacaacaatctcagcctctgcggtatgagtCATTATAttttgagtttatataccaaacagactgaccacatcgtatcaataaaataaaaaataaaattggtacaagattcagccaaatgtggctgtgaatgtgggaggcagtaattatttgttgctgtataaatacgcttgactttttcccttatttgattgcttgtactcggctgcttacggaatacatatattcccatacttgccttggacttcatctagttagcggggcctgggacaacagattagaatagcttatcgtgtcattgtgtcattggctttTGTTCGTTACCACGGAATCGATTTAGATCAAGCATATCATTattagactggggataactcaagaatggtaaatcgtataacaatagtctataggtcaaaataaagcttataataagagggacatgagtatgaatagtttagttatttagaaaTTATACggtaaaaaatatatgcatggtattgattcataaatagatcccaaagttactcTAAATTTCCTATTCTACCATAATCTTCCTCTACGATAACTGTTATTATAATGCAGTAGCCGAACTTACGTCTCGTGATGGTCCGACTGGAACGATTGTTTTTCGTTCTGCCACACCACCCAGGTGGTTTACATAGTGGTAAGGTTGAATGCAATTTACTTGAGGTGGGTGGGCGGAGTATTACTGCCCATATTTTCTACAATTATCTGACATCCTTACCAATACTTTCTCATGGTGGAAAAAGAAAAGCGAAAAACGGCTAGTCTAGAAAATAGTACATATTATCCTACTTTACAGATTTCCAGTATTACTGGTAAGGTCTGGAAAATATGGAGCTGTTGCACTGAAAATTACTTACAAGATGTTCGACAAGTTTTCCACTATCAAACCAGTTTCCTTTTGGAGTTAGTAGGCCAGGATCTTTCTTTGGTGTTTAGAGCCGGAAAATAACAATCGCCCACAAATTTCTTACATAACTCAATCTTGTAGTTTTCAAAATTATGTCATTTCTTAGCTCTCTCATACTTCTGTTCGTGTCATCATCCGTTCTCTGGCTTAATCTTTTTCCGCATATTCCACCAGGGTTAAAATTCTAGGTTCAAGAAATGTTATTCTACTGTCCTAAAATAGCGCTCCAGATTACATGTTAAAGGTATTGAACTCAGCATCGAGTCAAAGAACAGGCTAATTCTTAAAAGTTGCATGTGTATGTTATAATCGAAACCGCATACAGAACTCACGTAACCAGTGTGAAGAACCAGcgcaattcttatttatttatttatttaaactcataaatattggtgcaagagggcaccagatatatatgcgccacacaaaagattgtcatttcatttaattgtgtgagagctgtggtactgcccaggtgcccaaactgaagcaagtggttttcttagggagccacaccccgagcctttgacctaaaggtctaatccacaaggccgTGTAGCAactaggagatgcagtcccatggtagccggtgaccaataattggttcatatgccatttgttccatcaggatactggagcccatgtacaccattggtttggaatgattgttttccaactcccctgggtggactttccgtgtccaccaacccggttttggcgccagacattcgcttttcgtcttcttaaTTTTGTAGACAACACCGTGGCGAGTGAAGGTATTGAGTAGGGCTTCTCTggaagaggctgtatacgcgtggccatgtgagcatttagagagggagagctaactctcctcactctcgaccataccagggcatttaggggcactAGCGCAATTCGCTATTCATATATTCATTTCGGGACCTGGAAATTAATTTTAGTTGAATGTTGACCGTGAGTTGTTTGATTAAATGAGATGGTAGGAACTATGAAGGGTAAGCGCACATGTTGTTATGTTCCTAGTCGACTAAGAATCAGTAGAAGTAAGACATGGTCTCTACAGGTAGTTTCTGGCCTTCAAGATGCTAGGTGCGTGTATAACAAAATTACGTAAAACTGAACAGTACTTTTCGGAGGCCTTCAATGTATCAACCTAGCAAGCAAAACAATAATCGTCTGTTCCAACATTGTTCAGCTAATCGTACATTCCTAGCAATCATCAGTTTTAAACATAAGGGGCGATATTGTTTGAGCCTTATAACTTCGATATCTCGTCGAATAACACAGATCATATAATTCTCAGTCATTGTTGGCAAAACCTGTGGGAAAGTTGGGCTCTTTAAAAGTATGTGCTTGGCTTAAAACCATACTTTACTTAAAGCTTATGTTTACCTTGATACCCATGGGCGTTTGAAGGTCAAAATAGGAAGACCTCTCCGAGTTTCGCATGAAGGCGAAAATTCTGAGTTGTCTAAGAAAATACTAACTAAGCAAATAGTTAGCCATAAACAGGATCTCCACTAAGACGTAGTCTGGGCTTGCTGTAAAAAGTTCTTGTCAGCAACCCAAATCAACTGTCCATGATGAGCTAGTAAATCTAAAACTActctttttaaaattaataagtACCCGTAAATAACCCAAAGGACTTTATCCAAATCCAATAAGAAATAGGAATAACAAACACGAACTGATGGAAAATTCACTGAATGATCAGGAGCGGAAATGCTCAAAGGAAAAAGAAACAGAGAAACAACGAAGATAGGTTTGGAATAGTTAGGCAACCAAACTTATCAGAGACAAATGATAAAAGTAAGTTTTTAGCGAAACTTTTTCTAGAAAATGACGTGGTCTCAATTCATTACCAAAATTGACTGCTTTCGGGAGCTGAGCATACTACCATCAGACTGGTTTTGATCTCTGAGAACTTTGGTTTATGAAATAGGATCTTCGCAAAGGAATCTTTTCAGTTAGCATTGTTTGATTTATTATCTTTTCTGATCACCCATCAATTAAGTAACTTGGTAACAACATACCTTTGGGAACCCCGGTTTAAGCCTGGATGTGTATGTGTGGGTCAAATATTCACCTTGGATGTTTAAATGTCACGTATGGCAACTTTCACATTTATTCCGGGTCGTATGTAGACGGACCCTTATCGGTTTTCATATAATGTATTCTCATTTTTTCGCGTAGGTTGGTTTTCAACTCTTAGCTCCAGATCCATTTATGTGTTTAACTTTGTTGAACGTTTTCTGTATGATCAAGAATATTTCTTTATTCAGTGGCAATGTGCAGCCTCTTTACCGGACATATTTTGACACAGACGTTCAGTTGGAACCAGGTAAAGAATATCATGGATTAAAAAATTTATGAGAAAGATACGTATGCAGAGGAATATTTCCTCATACATATCTCCCGGTTGTCAAGTCCTAGGTAAACAAAAAATAGAAATGTAGCATTTGACTCATAGTAATGAACAATAGAATATAGACGAGAGCGATAAAATGcgaaaattaaaatattcttgTCATATACAAACATGGGACTGGAGGCAAACCGTAGAATTTACCTGAAAATAAAATGTCAAACCAACCAATTGTTCACACACTGACCATTATTGCAAACTATGGTAACAATAAACCTAAGAAACGTGATTTTTGGCACAAGTCACTGAGACTTGactattatttcattcatcGATAATTAAACTTCTTGATAAATTATCAGATAGATTGCAGAGTTTctttattaaatacattattctgAATTTTATTTCTTCATTCTAGTCCTCCAGCTCATTTCGTCAATTGGATATGATATTTAATCTACTAGGATCACCTAATGCAATGGAATTAATTGACTTAGTTGGTTTTCCTTCATCTAGCATAGATTTCATTCGTAATTGTCCTGTACGACCGTTTAATCATGCTGCTGTTTCAAGAATACTCGTTCCGGCTAATACTCAATATTTTCAGTCATCTACAGAAAATCCACCTGATCCTGATTTAGTTAATTTGTTTACAGGACTTCTAAGTTTTAGCTCAGTAAGTGAAGCATTTATCGTTTATTGTTTATGTGATACTGGTGTCTTCTCTTCTATCAAGGATATAGATAAGGATGTTGTTAATTTTGCAAACTGTATCCTTTCCTCTTTCTTTTGAAAGCATAGACGGTCACACACTCCTTTAATATGCAGAAAATATATTGTTAAACTGAGTATCCTAATTATATGGATATTGTTCTTGCGGTACTGCCATAATGCTCATGGTCACTATTGTGTTAACTATAATCTTACTGGAGtatattaatttaaaattttgTCGTTGACGTCATACCAATGCGTAAATACCTAAAAAATGTCTGTTAGAAATCCCTTGATAAAGTTCAGTCTTCTAACCAGCTACGTTATACTTTACTGTTGTGCTTCAATCGGTTGTGTAATTTATTCTGGTGGATTCAATATGAATTTGTATTTGATTTAATAAATCTTCTGAAATACTCATTAAGTGCCATGAGAAGACGAAATTTATCCGAATGAGTAAAATATTAGTACATGTTACATTTCAAACAGtctggcccccaaatgccctggtacggtcgagagtggggagagtccgctctccctccctccgctctcacatggccacgcgaatatatagcctctgccagggaagtcctactcactgccttctcgtgacattactgttgtttacgaaattgagaggacgaaaagagaatgtccggcgctttaaccaggttggtggacatggagggtccacctaggggagttgaaaaaccctgattccaaaccaatggtgcacatggactccagtatcctgatggaacgaatggcgtatgaatcaattgttggtcaccggctaccatgggactgcatctcctcacgatgctccactgccttgtggactagactttcaggtcaaaggctcagggtgtggccccctaagaaaaccacctgcttcagtttgggcacctgagcagtatcacagccctcacacaaatcaaatgagatttgataggcgcatatatacctggtgcccctttgtaccaatatttatgtgtttaaataaataataataaataagtctGGCCAAATAATAACTCGTTAAAGTATTTGTATACGTAATAAAGTGCAAACTAAACAAacgataaaataattaaaaataatgagaTAAAACAGTTTAAGTCGCGTTACTCTCGATATTTAAGGTAAACCCTATCACGGTAGGTCTAATATAAGTACTAATTGTTCTTTAATTTGTAGCATAGGTCTCAACAAATCAgatattaaattaaattcacttatatAGTCTGTTTCAACAATGTCATACAATAGAGGAGGATAGCTGTGTGTCAACTGCTATAATCTGCCTACtggtgtttatttatttacatgttCGACCATTCGTACTTTGAAGTTATGATTAATTCTCTCTATGTATGTGCTGACACATGGATTGGTGTACACCAAAGGATGTGATGTACTCGTTCATAATTTGTTTGAGTGTTTAGTGAAGAATGACTCCAATCTAGCCCTTGGAGAACGTTTCTGCAATTGTTCGGAGTTCTATATGGTTCAGCTGTCGTATTTCGTCATTCGAATTCCGTGTGGACAGTATTTTAACGCAATTTTGAGGTGCATTATATTAAATGTCGAGTGATTGAGAACCTGGGACACTTGGAAAATTATCTTGTTCTAGTTTGGGACTTTCCTACAATTTCGACTCAGAGCAGTGGCTCGGTCCTTAAGGCGTCAAACTTTCGGTCACTTGTTGTGACTATCTATTgttgtgcccccaaatgccctggtacggccgagagtggggagagtctgctctccctctcgaaatgctctcatatggccacgcgaatatatagcctctgccagggaagtcctactcactgccttctcgcggcgggggtgttgttcacaaaagtgagaggacgaaaagagaatgtccggcgctttaaccaggttggtggatgtggaggatccacctaggggagttggaaaaccctgattccaaaccaatggtgcacatgggctccagtatcctgaaggaacgaatggcgtatgaatcaattgttggtcaccggctaccatgggactgcatctccttacgatgctccactgccttgtggactagacctttaggtcaaaggctccgggtgtggctccctaagaaaaccacctgcttcagtctgggcacctgagcagtatcacagccctcaca
Above is a genomic segment from Schistosoma mansoni strain Puerto Rico chromosome 2, complete genome containing:
- a CDS encoding serine/threonine kinase, coding for MLVPINFPYSAETYQKQFLNPSTPLPGSLSVFPNVLHYSEKVAAMFNGLQIGPSLRCANLIPQKGPQHIIGGPVLAVVKSTFSPVGYGNSQRLENGFTFQPSLTQKVYMPEKSLGFGAFGVVWLVVDPRTGDQVALKRIPNIFESIVSAKRAYRELKLLFSLRHSNIVRLIDVVKVSSSSLFSEVSVLCEYMDTDLHKIIVSTQYLSLEHVKLFVYQILRGLKYLHSAGVIHRDLKPGNLLVNSDCLLKICDFGLARSVPSFDVESPSNPLTLEVVTQFYRPPELLLGSNFYTAAVDQWSVGCILGELLCRQILFQSSSSFRQLDMIFNLLGSPNAMELIDLVGFPSSSIDFIRNCPVRPFNHAAVSRILVPANTQYFQSSTENPPDPDLVNLFTGLLSFSSSKRLTAEQALDSPFLIGGRARFHTCLCSCCPPRNQNSIINDSSSHWRNVTNQVNRHHLVAVGSVGTLSSSGGTPPSSLHSSMLSQSRDITLRIPLFLSPHLMVPTSLIRYRRINLEPTFQDIHEYTYINTEIQMNNLFEAKQILWNLIQQYFQRDPNRTRVVINNSSPNFQSFIK